The proteins below are encoded in one region of Mycobacterium pseudokansasii:
- a CDS encoding type II toxin-antitoxin system RelE/ParE family toxin translates to MRKWEVDLTLIEAWMDTLDDEEYDNLIAALEQLEEHGPVARRPFVDTLEGSKHPNIKELRPRPTRAGAHIRVLFAFDIRSQAIMLIAGDKAGNWSTWYAKHIPIADDLFTAHQERLPREGADTAKAVDPKTRKGKKR, encoded by the coding sequence GTGCGGAAATGGGAGGTCGATCTGACTCTCATCGAGGCCTGGATGGACACCCTCGACGACGAGGAGTACGACAACTTAATAGCAGCGCTCGAGCAGTTGGAGGAACACGGCCCAGTCGCCCGACGACCGTTCGTGGACACCCTCGAAGGCTCAAAGCACCCGAACATAAAGGAGCTTCGTCCGCGCCCCACCAGGGCTGGAGCCCACATTCGTGTGCTGTTCGCGTTCGATATCAGATCACAGGCGATCATGCTGATCGCCGGAGACAAGGCCGGCAATTGGTCCACGTGGTATGCCAAGCACATTCCCATCGCAGATGACCTGTTCACCGCTCACCAGGAACGTCTACCTAGGGAAGGAGCTGACACGGCCAAAGCCGTTGATCCGAAGACAAGGAAGGGGAAGAAACGATGA
- the tsaD gene encoding tRNA (adenosine(37)-N6)-threonylcarbamoyltransferase complex transferase subunit TsaD — protein MTIVLAIETSCDETGVGIARLGGTGVGATVTLLADEVASSVDQHVRFGGVVPEIASRAHLEALGPAMRRALAAAGVKRPDVVATTIGPGLAGALLVGAAAAKAYAAAWGVPFYAVNHLGGHLAADVYEHGPLPECVALLVSGGHTHLLHVRSLAEPIVELGSTVDDAAGEAYDKVARLLGLGYPGGKVLDDLARTCGREAAEMPVFPRGMTGPADDPYAFSFSGIKTAVARYLESHPDSRPADVAAGFQESVADVLTKKAVRAATDLGVSTLLIAGGVAANSRLRELATQRCAEAGLSLRIPRPRLCTDNGAMIAAFAAHLVAAGAPPSPLDVATDPGLPVVTGQVKGQVG, from the coding sequence GTGACTATCGTGCTGGCTATCGAAACCTCTTGCGACGAAACAGGAGTCGGCATCGCGCGGCTGGGCGGCACGGGTGTTGGGGCCACGGTGACATTGCTGGCCGACGAAGTGGCCTCCAGCGTCGACCAGCACGTACGCTTCGGCGGCGTGGTCCCCGAGATAGCCTCCCGGGCACACCTGGAAGCGCTTGGTCCCGCGATGCGCCGGGCACTGGCGGCGGCCGGCGTGAAACGACCGGATGTCGTCGCTACCACCATCGGTCCGGGCCTGGCCGGTGCGCTGTTGGTGGGAGCGGCCGCGGCCAAAGCCTATGCGGCGGCGTGGGGAGTGCCGTTCTACGCCGTCAACCACCTGGGCGGGCATCTGGCCGCCGACGTCTACGAACACGGCCCGCTGCCCGAGTGCGTGGCGTTGCTGGTGTCCGGCGGACATACCCACCTGTTGCACGTGCGCTCGCTTGCCGAGCCGATCGTCGAGCTGGGCAGCACCGTCGACGACGCGGCCGGTGAGGCCTACGACAAGGTGGCGCGGCTGCTGGGCCTGGGTTATCCGGGCGGCAAGGTGCTTGACGACCTGGCCCGCACCTGCGGTCGGGAGGCCGCGGAGATGCCCGTGTTCCCTCGTGGCATGACCGGGCCGGCCGATGATCCCTACGCGTTCAGCTTCTCCGGGATCAAGACCGCCGTAGCCCGCTATCTGGAAAGCCATCCCGACTCTCGGCCCGCCGACGTCGCGGCCGGATTCCAGGAGTCCGTCGCCGACGTGCTGACCAAGAAGGCGGTGCGCGCGGCCACCGACCTGGGGGTGTCCACCTTGCTGATCGCGGGAGGCGTGGCCGCCAACTCGCGGCTGCGCGAGCTGGCCACCCAGCGCTGCGCCGAGGCGGGCCTGAGTCTGCGTATCCCCAGGCCCCGACTGTGCACCGACAACGGCGCCATGATCGCCGCGTTCGCCGCGCACCTGGTGGCCGCGGGGGCTCCGCCGTCACCGCTGGATGTGGCTACCGACCCCGGCCTGCCTGTCGTGACAGGTCAGGTAAAAGGCCAGGTCGGCTGA
- a CDS encoding ADP-ribosylglycohydrolase family protein, whose protein sequence is MSIGDRKRFRGCLLGGAVGDALGAPVEFHTREQILARFGPEGITAYAPAYGGVGMVTDDTQMTLFTAEGLLRYWVRGRMKGLSTYTGVTANAYLRWLRTQGEAPVQHVGIGEPFGDGHSGWLYQQRQLHSQRAPGNTCISALRGIRHLGEPAENHSKGCGGVMRVAPVGLFVSRQPDGTLRHAFRIGTELAALTHGHPTGSLSAGVFAALIYQLALGIPLAEALPEAKRILVEFADHDETLNAVESAEAAARRGGRRHETVAGLGQGWVADEALAIGVYCALTAESFEDGIVAAVNHDGDSDSTGSIAGNLLGAALGVGAISSDWLEPLELRDVISEIADDLYDCADWHLSEYSFDDAAKRMWHKYPGY, encoded by the coding sequence ATGAGCATCGGCGACCGGAAGCGGTTCCGCGGCTGCCTTCTCGGTGGCGCGGTGGGCGACGCGTTGGGCGCACCGGTGGAGTTTCACACCCGTGAGCAGATCCTGGCGCGGTTCGGCCCGGAGGGCATCACGGCGTATGCGCCCGCTTATGGCGGTGTCGGCATGGTCACCGACGACACTCAAATGACGCTGTTCACCGCCGAAGGGCTGCTGCGGTACTGGGTCCGCGGACGCATGAAGGGCTTGTCGACGTACACCGGGGTAACCGCAAACGCGTATCTGCGATGGCTGCGCACCCAAGGTGAAGCACCCGTGCAGCATGTCGGGATCGGCGAGCCATTCGGTGACGGCCATTCGGGCTGGCTCTACCAGCAGCGCCAGTTGCACAGCCAACGCGCGCCCGGCAACACGTGTATTTCAGCGCTTCGCGGGATACGTCATCTCGGCGAGCCCGCGGAAAACCACAGCAAGGGCTGCGGCGGGGTCATGCGGGTGGCACCCGTGGGGCTGTTTGTCTCGCGCCAGCCCGATGGGACGCTGCGCCACGCGTTCCGGATCGGTACCGAACTTGCGGCCCTGACGCACGGTCACCCCACGGGTTCGTTGTCGGCCGGGGTGTTCGCGGCGCTCATCTACCAGCTGGCGCTGGGGATACCGCTGGCGGAGGCGCTGCCGGAGGCCAAGCGCATCCTCGTCGAGTTCGCTGACCACGACGAAACCCTCAACGCCGTGGAGTCAGCCGAGGCCGCGGCACGTCGCGGCGGGCGCCGCCATGAGACTGTAGCGGGGTTGGGGCAGGGCTGGGTGGCCGACGAGGCGCTGGCCATCGGCGTGTATTGCGCGCTGACAGCAGAGTCGTTCGAAGACGGCATCGTGGCGGCGGTCAACCACGACGGCGACTCCGATTCGACGGGCTCGATTGCCGGCAACCTCCTCGGCGCGGCGCTCGGCGTGGGCGCGATCTCCAGCGACTGGCTGGAACCGCTGGAACTTCGCGACGTCATCAGCGAGATCGCCGACGACCTCTACGACTGTGCGGACTGGCATCTCTCCGAGTACAGCTTCGACGACGCCGCTAAGCGCATGTGGCACAAGTACCCGGGGTATTGA
- the groES gene encoding co-chaperone GroES, with the protein MAKVNIKPLEDKILVQANEAETTTASGLVIPDTAKEKPQEGTVVAVGPGRWDEDGEKRIPLDVAEGDTVIYSKYGGTEIKYNGEEYLILSARDVLAVVSK; encoded by the coding sequence GTGGCGAAGGTGAACATCAAGCCACTCGAGGACAAGATTCTCGTGCAGGCCAACGAGGCCGAGACCACGACCGCGTCCGGTCTGGTCATTCCCGACACCGCCAAGGAGAAGCCCCAGGAGGGCACCGTCGTCGCTGTCGGCCCCGGCCGGTGGGACGAGGATGGCGAGAAGCGAATCCCGCTGGACGTCGCCGAGGGCGACACCGTCATCTACAGCAAGTACGGCGGCACCGAGATCAAGTACAACGGCGAGGAATACCTGATCCTGTCGGCACGCGACGTGCTGGCTGTCGTTTCCAAGTAA
- the sodC gene encoding superoxide dismutase[Cu-Zn]: MQKPAAVAAAVLTAVIAPIGACANQNTAQPNTSPLTAPPPGTERMTTQLKSADGTLVANATFDFANGFATLTVETVPNQVLTPGFHGLHIHSVGKCEADSVAPTGGATGDFNSAGGHYQAPGHTGYPASGDLTSLEVRSDGTAKLVTTSNSFTAADLRNGSGTALIIHQDPDNFGNIPPARYTQKNGTPGPDEETLATGDSGKRVACGVVSAATTTSSPSSSSTSSEGATPTVTTLTTTATVVPPPSMSTSTSTVTVTSVPTVTSTPTGTVTTPSLPPSG, encoded by the coding sequence GTGCAAAAGCCTGCGGCCGTTGCCGCAGCCGTGCTTACCGCGGTCATCGCACCGATAGGTGCGTGTGCCAACCAGAACACCGCCCAGCCCAACACGTCGCCGCTGACCGCCCCGCCGCCCGGCACCGAGCGGATGACCACACAGTTGAAGAGCGCCGACGGAACTCTGGTGGCCAACGCCACCTTCGATTTCGCCAACGGCTTCGCGACGCTGACCGTTGAGACGGTCCCGAACCAGGTCCTGACCCCTGGTTTCCACGGGCTCCATATCCACTCGGTGGGCAAATGCGAGGCCGATTCGGTTGCCCCGACGGGAGGAGCGACCGGCGACTTCAACTCCGCCGGAGGCCATTACCAGGCGCCTGGGCATACGGGTTATCCCGCCAGCGGCGACCTGACCTCCTTGGAAGTACGCTCCGACGGCACGGCAAAACTCGTCACCACCTCCAACTCGTTCACCGCGGCGGACCTGCGAAATGGCTCGGGCACCGCGCTGATCATTCACCAGGACCCGGATAACTTCGGCAATATCCCTCCCGCCCGCTACACCCAGAAGAACGGCACACCGGGCCCGGACGAAGAGACGCTGGCCACCGGCGATTCGGGTAAGCGAGTGGCCTGCGGTGTGGTCTCCGCGGCGACCACCACCTCGTCTCCTTCCTCGTCCTCCACCTCATCCGAAGGCGCCACACCTACCGTCACCACGCTCACCACCACCGCCACCGTCGTGCCGCCGCCGTCCATGAGCACCAGCACCAGCACTGTCACCGTCACCAGCGTCCCGACCGTCACGTCCACGCCGACCGGCACCGTAACGACTCCCAGCCTTCCGCCGAGCGGCTGA
- a CDS encoding MFS transporter, protein MAALYTQTRSAQDKLTFAQWMTVLAMGLGFSITGADPAIFSSSLVPVREGLHMSTAAAGFTASLATLTLAATILGAGTLGDIYGKRRMYLLGLAGVIVSGLLAAVSPNAVTLMITRALTGVCFAFLLGLSLAIINAVFPPAQRAKAISFFLGTAFLVGAPLPLIGDILVESLGWRWALVVAPAAALITIPITLRFVPETFRIQGRRIDYPGIGAAGLMMVSLVYGLSRLAHGPGAAAPPLLIGLAAGVFFVWWEQHTDQPALDLRIFRAGPFNAAVITGLAFNFLLAGRVLLLGYYTTVVRGFAPTVLGLLLVLAAAVQAPAAVMGGRLMMRTSARTTILWGLGLLTLASCMFATFGVGTSLPVIALGVVMLSVGVAIVEPPQASIMMSYAPPGLEGSVSAVKPGAGQSFYSLGPTVVTLLTTTFYTARARERLAGLGISPAQAANALEASRSAGGGHVGSLGSLNPELAHRVLAATQELIASALRTTSLAMALVPLAAAVAVWLLLPRNRADQNS, encoded by the coding sequence ATGGCTGCGCTCTACACGCAAACCCGGTCGGCCCAGGACAAGCTGACGTTCGCCCAATGGATGACCGTGCTTGCCATGGGCCTGGGCTTCTCCATCACCGGTGCCGACCCGGCCATCTTCTCCAGCAGCCTGGTGCCGGTGCGCGAGGGCCTGCACATGAGCACCGCCGCCGCCGGATTCACCGCGAGTCTGGCCACGCTGACCCTGGCGGCGACGATCCTCGGCGCCGGAACGCTGGGCGACATCTACGGCAAACGCCGAATGTATCTGCTGGGCCTGGCCGGAGTGATCGTCAGCGGCCTGCTCGCCGCAGTCTCGCCCAATGCGGTGACCCTGATGATCACCCGGGCTCTGACCGGTGTCTGCTTCGCCTTCCTGCTGGGCCTGTCCCTGGCGATCATCAACGCCGTCTTCCCGCCCGCGCAGCGAGCCAAAGCCATCAGCTTTTTCTTGGGGACGGCATTCCTGGTAGGAGCGCCGCTACCACTGATCGGCGACATCCTGGTCGAGTCGCTGGGGTGGCGCTGGGCATTGGTCGTTGCCCCGGCCGCGGCGTTGATCACCATTCCCATCACGTTGCGGTTCGTCCCCGAGACATTCCGTATCCAGGGCCGCCGGATCGACTACCCCGGCATTGGCGCGGCCGGCCTCATGATGGTCAGCCTCGTCTACGGCCTGTCCCGCCTGGCTCATGGCCCCGGCGCGGCGGCGCCGCCGCTGCTGATCGGGCTGGCCGCCGGAGTCTTTTTCGTCTGGTGGGAGCAACACACCGACCAGCCGGCGCTGGACCTGCGGATCTTCCGGGCCGGCCCCTTCAACGCCGCGGTCATCACCGGATTGGCCTTCAATTTCCTGCTGGCCGGCCGCGTGCTCCTGCTGGGTTACTACACCACCGTGGTCCGCGGGTTTGCGCCGACGGTGCTGGGTCTGTTGCTGGTGCTGGCCGCCGCGGTGCAAGCGCCAGCGGCCGTCATGGGCGGTCGCCTGATGATGCGGACCTCGGCGCGAACCACGATCCTGTGGGGTCTGGGACTGCTCACCCTGGCCAGCTGCATGTTCGCCACCTTCGGGGTGGGCACCTCCCTCCCGGTGATCGCCTTGGGAGTCGTGATGCTGAGCGTCGGCGTCGCCATCGTCGAGCCGCCGCAGGCGAGCATCATGATGAGCTATGCCCCGCCGGGACTGGAGGGCTCGGTGTCGGCGGTCAAGCCCGGGGCCGGCCAATCCTTCTACTCCCTGGGCCCCACCGTGGTTACCCTGCTGACCACCACGTTCTACACCGCACGGGCCCGGGAGCGGCTCGCCGGCTTGGGTATCTCTCCCGCGCAGGCCGCCAACGCGTTGGAGGCATCGCGCTCAGCCGGCGGCGGTCACGTCGGCAGCCTAGGCAGCCTCAACCCCGAGCTGGCGCATCGGGTTCTGGCAGCTACCCAGGAGCTCATCGCCTCGGCGCTGCGCACCACCAGTCTTGCCATGGCACTGGTACCGCTGGCCGCGGCCGTCGCCGTCTGGCTGCTTCTCCCCCGCAATCGAGCAGATCAGAACTCATGA
- the tsaB gene encoding tRNA (adenosine(37)-N6)-threonylcarbamoyltransferase complex dimerization subunit type 1 TsaB, producing the protein MSLVLAIDTATPAVTAGVILMEGTQCVTVAQRVTVDARAHAERLTPNVLAALADAALSMSELDAVVVGCGPGPFTGLRVGMATAAAYGHALQIPVYGVCSLDGIGGHTTGDTLVVTDARRREVYWARYRDGARIAGPAVSAPADVDLGPARAVAGSPEHAALFGLPRCEPVYPTPTGLVGAVREWSANPPPLVALYLRRPDAKPLAARA; encoded by the coding sequence ATGAGCCTGGTCTTGGCGATCGACACCGCCACCCCGGCCGTGACCGCGGGCGTGATCCTCATGGAGGGCACGCAGTGCGTGACGGTGGCCCAGCGGGTCACCGTCGACGCGCGGGCGCACGCCGAACGGCTGACGCCTAACGTGCTGGCCGCACTCGCCGACGCGGCGCTGAGCATGAGCGAGCTGGACGCCGTGGTGGTCGGCTGCGGCCCCGGCCCGTTTACCGGTTTGCGGGTCGGGATGGCGACCGCCGCCGCCTATGGGCATGCGCTGCAGATCCCGGTATACGGCGTGTGCAGCCTGGACGGCATCGGCGGCCACACCACCGGTGACACGCTGGTCGTCACCGACGCACGCCGCCGCGAGGTGTATTGGGCTCGCTATCGCGACGGGGCCCGCATCGCCGGGCCGGCCGTCAGCGCCCCGGCCGACGTCGATCTCGGGCCGGCCCGCGCCGTCGCCGGCTCGCCCGAGCACGCGGCGTTGTTCGGCCTGCCACGATGTGAGCCGGTGTACCCGACGCCGACCGGGCTGGTCGGCGCGGTGCGCGAATGGTCCGCCAACCCGCCGCCGCTGGTGGCGCTGTATCTGCGACGGCCGGATGCCAAGCCGTTGGCGGCTCGCGCATGA
- a CDS encoding helix-turn-helix domain-containing protein: MTNLDDMRRRRPGNRTRIDAIKAEMDREVAQYRLRELREAAGLTQTTLAAAIGVGQNRVSQIEHGELGTCRVDTLRKYVEATGGELEVSVKRPDGSRVLLSL; the protein is encoded by the coding sequence ATGACCAATCTCGATGACATGCGCCGCCGTCGTCCGGGCAACCGGACCCGTATTGACGCGATCAAGGCGGAGATGGACCGTGAGGTCGCCCAGTACCGTCTCCGTGAACTTCGCGAGGCCGCAGGCCTCACTCAGACGACCCTCGCTGCGGCTATTGGCGTTGGCCAGAACCGTGTCTCCCAGATAGAGCATGGCGAACTGGGCACGTGTCGTGTCGACACACTACGCAAATACGTCGAGGCGACAGGCGGCGAGCTGGAGGTCTCCGTGAAGCGACCGGACGGGTCGCGGGTGCTCCTCAGTCTCTAA
- the groL gene encoding chaperonin GroEL (60 kDa chaperone family; promotes refolding of misfolded polypeptides especially under stressful conditions; forms two stacked rings of heptamers to form a barrel-shaped 14mer; ends can be capped by GroES; misfolded proteins enter the barrel where they are refolded when GroES binds) — MSKLIEYDEIARRAMEAGADKLADTVRVTLGPRGRHVVLAKSFGGPTITNDGVTVAREIDLEDPFENLGAQLVKSVATKTNDVAGDGTTTATVLAQALLKAGLRLVAAGVNPIALGAGIGKAADAVSEALLASATPVSGKDAIAQVATVSSRDEQIGELVGEAMTKVGADGVVSVEESSTLNTELEFTEGVGFDKGFLSAYFVTDFDSQEAVLEDALILLHQEKISSLPDLLPLLEKVAESGKPLVIIAEDVEGEALATLVVNSIRKTLRAVAVKSPYFGDRRKAFLQDLAAVTGAEVVNPDAGLVLREVGLDVLGSARRVVVSKDETIIVDGGGAPEAVAARVNLLRGEIERSDSDWDREKLGERLAKLAGGVAVIKVGAATETELKERKESVEDAVAAAKAAVEEGIVAGGGSALIQAREALKDLRASLSGDEALGVDVFSEALAAPLYWIATNAGLDGAVVVSKVSELPVGHGLNASTLTYGDLAADGVVDPVKVTRSAVLNAASVARMVLTTETAIVDKPANADEHDHGHGHGHGHHHH, encoded by the coding sequence ATGAGCAAGCTTATTGAGTACGACGAAATCGCGCGTCGCGCCATGGAGGCGGGTGCGGACAAGCTCGCCGACACGGTAAGGGTGACGTTGGGCCCGCGTGGTCGGCACGTGGTGTTGGCCAAGTCCTTCGGCGGACCCACTATCACCAACGACGGCGTCACCGTCGCACGTGAGATCGACCTGGAAGACCCCTTCGAGAACCTGGGCGCCCAGCTGGTGAAGTCGGTGGCCACCAAGACCAACGACGTCGCCGGCGACGGCACCACCACCGCCACCGTGCTGGCCCAAGCTCTGCTCAAGGCCGGCTTGCGGCTGGTCGCTGCGGGTGTCAACCCGATCGCACTCGGCGCCGGCATCGGCAAGGCTGCCGACGCGGTGTCCGAAGCACTGCTCGCGTCGGCGACACCCGTATCGGGCAAGGACGCCATCGCGCAGGTGGCCACGGTCTCCTCGCGCGACGAGCAGATCGGTGAGCTGGTGGGCGAGGCGATGACCAAGGTCGGCGCCGACGGCGTGGTCAGCGTCGAAGAATCCTCGACGCTGAACACCGAGCTGGAATTCACCGAGGGTGTCGGCTTTGACAAGGGCTTTTTGTCGGCTTACTTCGTCACCGACTTCGACTCGCAGGAGGCCGTGCTCGAAGACGCGCTGATCCTGTTGCACCAGGAGAAGATCAGCTCGCTGCCGGACCTGCTGCCGCTGCTGGAGAAAGTTGCCGAATCGGGCAAGCCGCTGGTGATCATCGCCGAGGACGTCGAGGGTGAGGCGCTGGCAACGCTGGTCGTCAACTCCATCCGCAAGACGCTGCGAGCGGTCGCGGTGAAGTCGCCGTACTTCGGCGACCGGCGCAAGGCGTTCCTGCAGGACCTGGCGGCGGTGACGGGCGCCGAGGTGGTCAACCCCGACGCCGGCCTGGTGCTGCGGGAAGTGGGCCTGGACGTACTGGGCTCGGCCCGGCGTGTTGTGGTCAGCAAGGACGAGACCATCATCGTCGACGGCGGTGGCGCTCCGGAAGCGGTCGCGGCCCGGGTCAACCTGCTGCGCGGCGAGATCGAGCGAAGCGACTCCGACTGGGACCGCGAGAAGCTGGGCGAGCGGCTGGCCAAGCTGGCCGGCGGGGTGGCCGTCATCAAGGTGGGCGCCGCCACCGAGACCGAGCTCAAGGAACGCAAGGAAAGCGTCGAGGACGCGGTCGCGGCGGCCAAGGCTGCGGTCGAGGAGGGCATCGTCGCCGGCGGGGGCTCCGCGCTGATCCAGGCCCGTGAGGCGCTGAAGGATCTACGGGCGTCGCTGTCGGGCGACGAGGCACTCGGCGTCGACGTGTTTTCCGAGGCGCTCGCAGCACCGCTGTACTGGATCGCCACCAATGCCGGGCTTGACGGAGCGGTCGTGGTCAGCAAGGTCAGCGAGCTGCCCGTCGGCCATGGGCTGAACGCCAGCACCCTGACCTACGGCGACCTGGCCGCCGACGGTGTCGTCGACCCGGTCAAGGTGACCCGGTCCGCGGTGCTCAACGCCGCATCGGTGGCTCGGATGGTGCTCACCACCGAGACGGCCATTGTCGACAAGCCCGCCAACGCCGACGAACACGACCACGGCCATGGTCATGGTCATGGCCACCACCATCACTAG
- a CDS encoding PE family protein: MSFVTAQPPALVAAAADLLGIGSAMNAHNAAATATTTAVVPPAADEVSALIAAQFAAHAVLYQEISAHAAAIHDQLVTTLGTSAASYGAAEAANTAAVG; encoded by the coding sequence ATGTCTTTCGTGACCGCCCAGCCACCGGCGCTGGTGGCCGCAGCAGCCGATTTGCTGGGCATCGGCTCGGCGATGAACGCGCACAACGCGGCCGCGACGGCCACGACCACCGCGGTCGTGCCACCCGCTGCCGACGAGGTTTCCGCGCTGATCGCCGCTCAGTTCGCCGCGCACGCCGTCCTGTACCAGGAGATCAGCGCCCACGCCGCGGCCATTCACGACCAGTTGGTGACCACGTTGGGCACCAGCGCCGCCTCGTACGGCGCCGCCGAAGCCGCCAACACCGCTGCGGTCGGCTGA
- a CDS encoding PPE family protein has product MDYAALPPEINSARMYAGVGSGPLLAAAAAWDGLSVELYSTAARCWSVISGLVGGPWQGAASVAMATATAPYLAWLNVTAGQAEATAGQATAAAAAYHAAFAMTVPPAEIAANRALLMALVATNVLGQNTPAIAATEAHYATMWAQDAVAMYGYAAAAAAATRLTPFAVAPEVAQAAGRTASQAAASNAVKLSQLINTVPPMLKWFATRPLVAGVVTVEEGMLTPVEVVMGSTSATMSITSVLRSFMSMGQVAAQAATPLAQAVTNFGLKMPGLGRVGTVSAGMGRAGSIGALSVPHSWGAAAPNISHAATALPNTGLASTSQIAPDAAAPMLGGLPAAGRAANTSSASASRYGLAQRFVIVGSPAAG; this is encoded by the coding sequence ATGGACTACGCAGCTTTGCCGCCGGAGATCAACTCCGCGCGCATGTATGCCGGGGTCGGTTCCGGGCCGCTGCTGGCTGCGGCGGCGGCCTGGGACGGGCTGTCCGTTGAGTTGTACTCCACCGCTGCCCGGTGCTGGTCGGTGATCTCGGGGCTGGTTGGCGGGCCCTGGCAGGGCGCGGCATCGGTGGCGATGGCGACCGCGACCGCCCCCTACCTGGCGTGGCTGAACGTCACGGCAGGGCAGGCCGAGGCGACCGCCGGGCAGGCCACCGCGGCCGCGGCCGCCTACCATGCGGCATTCGCGATGACGGTGCCGCCGGCGGAGATCGCGGCCAACCGCGCGCTGCTGATGGCGCTGGTAGCGACCAACGTCCTGGGCCAGAACACTCCGGCGATCGCGGCCACCGAGGCCCACTACGCCACGATGTGGGCCCAAGACGCCGTCGCGATGTACGGCTACGCCGCGGCCGCGGCCGCCGCAACCCGATTGACCCCGTTCGCCGTAGCGCCGGAGGTCGCCCAGGCGGCCGGCCGGACGGCCAGTCAAGCGGCCGCCAGCAACGCGGTGAAGTTGTCCCAGTTGATCAACACCGTGCCACCGATGCTGAAGTGGTTCGCCACCCGTCCGTTAGTCGCCGGTGTGGTCACGGTGGAAGAGGGGATGCTGACCCCGGTCGAGGTCGTCATGGGCAGTACGTCGGCGACGATGTCCATCACGTCGGTCCTGAGGTCGTTCATGTCGATGGGGCAGGTCGCCGCACAGGCCGCGACGCCGCTGGCGCAGGCGGTCACCAACTTTGGACTCAAGATGCCGGGTCTGGGCCGCGTCGGGACGGTGTCGGCGGGCATGGGCAGGGCCGGTTCGATCGGGGCGTTGTCGGTACCGCACAGTTGGGGCGCCGCAGCCCCGAACATCAGCCACGCCGCCACGGCATTGCCGAACACCGGGCTAGCGTCCACTTCCCAGATTGCACCGGATGCAGCAGCCCCCATGTTGGGCGGTCTGCCAGCGGCGGGCAGAGCCGCCAACACGAGCAGCGCTAGCGCCTCCCGATACGGCCTTGCGCAGCGCTTCGTGATCGTCGGCTCGCCCGCCGCCGGTTAA
- the rimI gene encoding ribosomal protein S18-alanine N-acetyltransferase, protein MTAHTGPVILGALTPADAERCAELEAQLFDGDDPWPAVAFERELASARNHYVGARSAGTLVGYAGISRLGRTPPYEYEVHTIGVDPAYQGQGIGRRLLNDLLRFAEGGVVYLEVRTDNEAALALYRNMGFEQIGLRRRYYRVSGADAYTMRREARR, encoded by the coding sequence ATGACCGCCCACACCGGGCCCGTCATCCTCGGTGCGCTGACCCCCGCCGATGCCGAGCGGTGCGCCGAGCTGGAAGCCCAGTTGTTCGACGGCGACGACCCGTGGCCGGCGGTGGCCTTCGAACGGGAACTGGCCAGCGCGCGCAACCACTACGTGGGAGCTCGCAGCGCCGGCACCCTGGTCGGCTATGCCGGCATTTCCCGGTTGGGGCGCACCCCGCCCTACGAGTACGAGGTGCACACCATCGGGGTGGATCCGGCCTATCAGGGACAAGGCATCGGCCGTCGGCTGCTCAACGACCTGCTCCGTTTCGCCGAGGGCGGGGTCGTATACCTGGAGGTCCGCACCGACAACGAGGCCGCCCTCGCGCTGTATCGCAACATGGGATTCGAGCAGATCGGCCTGCGCCGGCGCTACTACCGGGTCAGCGGCGCCGACGCCTACACGATGCGACGGGAGGCGCGCCGATGA